The proteins below come from a single Metarhizium brunneum chromosome 1, complete sequence genomic window:
- the des gene encoding ATP synthase subunit delta: MNSLRLARAAVRARPAAFRAVSQRRTYAEAVPDKIKLSLSLPHQSIYRSQDVVQVNIPAESGEMGVLANHVPSIEQLKPGIVEVVEESAGSKQFFLAGGFATVQPNSTMSINAIEGYPLEDFSAEAIRAGIAEAQKVASGSGSEQDIAEAKIELEVLETLAAHVK; encoded by the exons ATGAACTCCCTCCGCCTCGCCCGTGCGGCTGTTCGAGCTCGCCCTGCAGCCTTTCGGGCTGTCTCCCAGCGGAGAACTTACGCTGAGGCCGTTCCCGACAAG ATCAAGCTGTCTCTGTCCCTGCCTCACCAG TCCATCTACCGATCCCAGGACGTTGTTCAGGTCAACATCCCCGCCGAGTCTGGTGAAATGGGTGTCTTGGCCAACCACGTTCCTTCCATTGAGCAGCTCAAGCCTGGTATTGTTGAGGTGGTTGAGGAGAGCGCTGGTTCTAAGCAATTCTTCC TCGCTGGTGGATTCGCCACCGTTCAGCCCAACTCTACCATGAGCATCAACGCTATCGAGGGTTACCCCTTGGAGGACTTCAGCGCCGAGGCGATCCGAGCTGGTATTGCTGAGGCCCAGAAGgttgccagcggcagcggaAGCGAGCAGGATATTGCTGAGGCTAAGATTGAGCTGGAG GTTCTTGAGACTCTTGCTGCCCATGTGAAATAG
- the ECM22 gene encoding Sterol regulatory element-binding protein ECM22 encodes MGGGSACASGLESMQPGQKRPAKLFHKKSRTGCQRCRARRVKCDEAKPICSNCTRLHLTCLYDRVKPADHAPPPPLSSPSSSSSPSAAAKETADPGSAADPPESEARRRLELSLFYQYLSETGPSIAIDEASLPLWADKVPQLALGCNALLYSLFLVAALHRAKKSNGAGAESGSGSGSGSLDHHASAYLDMAVRELGREIEHLSPANVDAVCLAASVLRIYTFVRLQERELGEGEGEGAPYAPPTSWLRMTGTSAAVFRRSATITAMDPGSVGMQMVGLVADLLREGEPRPLEGPLAHLLRRQLAHELEEPWDAAVRDAYLSALNCVAAVWAAMLDRRPPGSVARRLVVFPLLVDARFVDMVDEKRPRALVVMAHYFALLAMLRGFWWVGDAGPREVKAIAKHLPAEWQAWLRWPLEILKDQIVFTHDIEVDRLSEYAAGLSLHI; translated from the exons ATGGGCGGTGGTTCCGCGTGCGCAAGCGGCCTCGAGTCCATGCAGCCGGGGCAGAAGCGGCCAGCCAAGCTCTTTCACAAAAAGTCGAGGACAGGCTGCCAGCGATGCAGAGCGCGCCGCGTCAAG TGCGACGAAGCGAAACCCATATGCTCAAACTGCACCCGCCTCCATCTGACCTGCCTCTACGACCGCGTCAAACCAGCTGACCAtgctccccctcctcctctttcatcaccgtcgtcgtcgtcgtccccgtCCGCAGCGGCCAAGGAGACCGCAGACCCAGGGAGCGCCGCGGACCCTCCCGAGTCCGAAGCCCGGCGCAGGCTCGAACTCTCCCTCTTCTACCAGTACCTGTCGGAGACGGGCCCGTCCATCGCCATAGACGAGGCCTCGCTCCCGCTCTGGGCAGACAAGGTGCCCCAGCTGGCCCTAGGGTGCAACGCGCTACTGTACTCGCTGTTCctcgtggcggcgctgcacCGGGCCAAAAAGTCcaacggcgccggcgccgagtccGGGTCCGGGTCCGGGTCCGGGTCCCTCGACCATCACGCCAGCGCCTACCTCGACATGGCGGTGCGCGAGCTCGGCCGCGAGATCGAGCACCTCTCGCCGGccaacgtcgacgccgtGTGCCTCGCCGCCAGCGTCCTCCGCATCTACACCTTTGTCCGCCTCCAGGAGCGcgagctgggcgagggcgagggcgagggggcGCCCTACGCGCCGCCCACGTCGTGGCTGCGCATGACGggcaccagcgccgccgtCTTCCGCCGGTccgccaccatcaccgccatggACCCGGGCTCCGTCGGCATGCAGATGGTCGGCCTGGTGGCGGACCTCCTCCGCGAGGGCGAGCCGCGCCCGCTCGAGGGGCCGCTCGCCCATctcctgcgccgccagctcgCCCACGAGCTCGAGGAGCCCTGGGATGCTGCCGTCCGCGACGCCTACCTCTCCGCGCTCAActgcgtcgccgccgtctggGCCGCCATGCTGGACCGCCGGCCCCCCGGCAGCGTCGCCCgtcgcctcgtcgtcttcccgctgctcgtcgacgcccGCTTCGTCGACATGGTCGACGAGAAGAGGCCGCgcgccctcgtcgtcatggcccaCTACTTTGCGCTCCTGGCCATGCTGCGAGGCTTCTGGTGGGTGGGCGATGCCGGTCCCAGGGAGGTGAAGGCTATTGCGAAGCACTTGCCCGCCGAGTGGCAGGCCTGGTTGCGGTGGCCCTTGGAGATTCTCAAAGATCAGATCGTCTTTACCCATGATATCGAGGTCGATAGGCTGTCAGAGTACGCCGCCGGGCTAAGCCTGCACATTTGA